The Priestia megaterium NBRC 15308 = ATCC 14581 region CGACAATCCGGTGAGCCACGGTTTCAGTGACCTGCTTGTACCAATCTCCTGAAGGATACACAATAGCTACAGGAGCATCTTTACATCGTCCGTTACAGCGTGTACGCGTTGTATGAACCGTTTCATCCAAATCCAGTTCCGTCACTTTATTTCGAATAGCTTGGGTGGCTTCTTCTCCACCTTTTCTCATACAGCTGCTTCCATTACAAATCAATACGTGATGTTTTGTTCCGTTTAAGTTCCACGTCGTCACACTCATTCGCTCCTTTACTAAAAAAAGCGCCTCTATCAATGATAGAGGCGCAGAAAAATTCAAACTAAGTTTTTGCACTTCCACCTATATCCCGTAGGGTAAGCTTCGCATTAAAGAAAGGCTGGTTTCCTGACTTCGATTCATCACTTGACTGCGCCTTCCCGAATACAGTGGCATATGCAATCAGCTCATCTTCACAGTGGCGGGTACCGCGCTGGCTTCACACCAGACTTCCCATTTAACACAATGTAAACATTGCGCACCTTTTTTGCACGA contains the following coding sequences:
- a CDS encoding (2Fe-2S) ferredoxin domain-containing protein, whose protein sequence is MTTWNLNGTKHHVLICNGSSCMRKGGEEATQAIRNKVTELDLDETVHTTRTRCNGRCKDAPVAIVYPSGDWYKQVTETVAHRIVEEHLAGGCSIKESIIYEYDQNGFVSPENSDSIEGIDKVKSNA